A genomic window from Prunus persica cultivar Lovell chromosome G2, Prunus_persica_NCBIv2, whole genome shotgun sequence includes:
- the LOC18785766 gene encoding uncharacterized protein LOC18785766, with amino-acid sequence MEVKGAFALGGEVRRLQIIYFLSHRMGRVDHPHLIRVHHLTRNGVYLRDVKRWLSDLRGKDMPEAFAWSYKRRYKTGYVWQDLLDDDLITPISDNEYVLKGSEIIYSAFDSPPKSYAEKGSCLFTEQPVKDEVQLPTLSKQEAFHLHKHSKNDIDIQTKVSSEISDESPHVGSKRSTLANEFDAMKPQADENHSADTLNPNSNYQQSNESENSSLYSKFLLKKKKNKYKDKEMAPSSFSSSPSSWHSSSHQSPAAHGSKSNSKGMFRNLITCGAVDTNDAVLVMLNRANKTTSSDKSTRWSSQDIIKADPICKADHKRRSGSAGVFGTCWNSQGQPQQPQKHTGTATRKSYDGEKGSNKQQKEPEFSGQKLASAAYRPVGGPHCSQCRKQFKPEKLHSHMKSCRGKKALNKTAAASVDKIPQMGSTTSTSEQSSAAYFLDQLNMHSTD; translated from the exons ATGGAAGTGAAAGGTGCATTTGCATTAGGAGGTGAAGTGAGGCGACTTCAAATTATCTACTTCCTCAGTCATCGAATGGGTCGTGTAGATCATCCCCATCTCATTCGAGTCCACCATCTTACCCGCAACGGCGTCTATCTGCGAG ACGTTAAGAGGTGGCTTTCGGATTTACGAGGAAAGGACATGCCAGAGGCCTTCGCTTGGTCTTACAAGAG GAGGTACAAGACGGGTTATGTTTGGCAAGACTTGCTGGACGACGACCTCATCACACCAATCTCTGACAATGAATATGTCCTCAAGGGATCCGAGATCATCTATTCCGCTTTTG ATAGTCCTCCGAAATCATATGCCGAAAAGGGAAGTTGCTTGTTCACAGAGCAGCCCGTTAAGGATGAGGTTCAGCTACCTACTCTTTCTAAACAAGAGGCCTTTCATTTACACAAACATTCCAAGAATGATATAGATATCCAAACAAAAGTATCCTCTGAAATCAGCGACGAATCACCTCATGTGGGCTCAAAGAGGTCTACTTTGGCCAATGAATTTGATGCAATGAAACCCCAAGCAGATGAGAACCACTCAGCTGACACACTCAACCCCAACTCCAACTATCAACAGAGCAACGAGTCAGAAAACTCTTCTTTATATTCCAAGTttttattgaagaagaagaagaacaagtacaAGGACAAAGAAATGGctccatcttctttttcttcttctccctcttcTTGGCATTCATCGTCTCATCAATCACCTGCCGCGCATGGTAGTAAGAGCAATTCAAAAGGCATGTTCCGCAATTTGATCACTTGTGGTGCTGTCGACACAAATGACGCCGTATTAGTCATGTTGAATCGGGCCAATAAAACAACTTCTTCCGACAAGTCTACCAGATGGAGCAGCCAAGACATTATCAAGGCTGATCCTATTTGTAAAGCAGATCACAAGAGGAGGAGTGGGTCTGCTGGAGTTTTTGGGACTTGTTGGAATTCGCAGGGGCAGCCGCAGCAACCCCAAAAGCATACTGGTACTGCTACTAG GAAAAGCTACGATGGAGAAAAGGGTTCAAACAAGCAGCAAAAGGAGCCCGAGTTTAGTGGCCAAAAATTGGCTTCCGCAGCTTACAGGCCCGTCGGTGGGCCGCATTGCTC GCAGTGCAGGAAACAGTTTAAGCCAGAGAAATTGCACTCACACATGAAATCGTGCAGAGGAAAGAAAGCTCTAAACAAGACTGCTGCAGCTTCTGTGGACAAGATACCTCAAATGGGATCAACGACTTCAACTTCTGAACAATCGTCTGCCGCCTATTTTCTTGACCAGCTCAATATGCACAGTACGGACTGA